One window from the genome of Sporomusaceae bacterium encodes:
- a CDS encoding contractile injection system protein, VgrG/Pvc8 family has translation MESRRVVVSLTYNHTKVSSDIARFLLSLTYTDNSSGQADDLQITLEDREQLWANGWVPEKGDTISAQLTALNFNGEGSRETLDCGFFEIDDFEMAGPPNVVTVKAVSAAVSAALRGEENTRAWENIRLRDIAQDMAVKAEMGLQYLANYNPLYKRRDQTEQSDLAFLLECCEKAGLALKVTNDNIVIFDEEQMESQSPVMTIEKGKSNVLRYRFNSRSRDIYRASVVQYKDPSTGQTFKHIYEPPNAPATGQLLKINERVEDAEEGKVLARKRLREKNCKENMASLTLVGDVRLVGGVTVMVKGWGTFDGKYYITRAQHSLNGYTVAIDIHKTMEYALNEAKTIVVEKKGRKRTRRRKWYDK, from the coding sequence GTGGAGTCCCGGCGCGTAGTAGTCAGCCTGACCTACAATCACACGAAAGTATCCAGCGACATCGCCCGGTTCCTGCTTTCCCTGACCTACACTGACAACTCCAGCGGCCAGGCTGACGATCTGCAAATCACGCTGGAAGATCGCGAACAGCTCTGGGCAAACGGCTGGGTACCGGAGAAAGGCGACACGATTTCGGCGCAGCTGACGGCGCTGAATTTCAACGGCGAAGGCAGCCGCGAGACGTTGGACTGCGGCTTCTTTGAAATAGATGATTTCGAGATGGCCGGACCGCCCAACGTCGTGACCGTCAAGGCGGTTTCTGCGGCCGTCTCAGCAGCCCTGAGAGGCGAGGAGAACACTCGGGCCTGGGAGAATATCAGGCTTCGGGACATCGCCCAGGACATGGCCGTCAAGGCGGAAATGGGGCTGCAATACCTTGCAAATTATAATCCTTTGTATAAGCGCCGGGACCAGACAGAACAGTCTGACCTGGCGTTTCTTCTCGAATGTTGCGAAAAGGCCGGGCTGGCGCTGAAGGTGACCAACGACAATATCGTCATCTTCGACGAGGAGCAGATGGAATCCCAGTCCCCGGTGATGACCATCGAGAAAGGGAAAAGCAACGTCCTCCGGTACCGGTTCAACTCGCGCAGCCGCGACATCTACCGGGCCAGCGTCGTTCAGTACAAGGATCCATCTACCGGGCAGACATTCAAGCATATCTACGAACCGCCGAACGCGCCGGCGACCGGGCAGTTGCTCAAAATCAACGAGCGCGTCGAGGATGCCGAAGAAGGCAAAGTCCTGGCCAGGAAGCGCCTGCGGGAGAAAAACTGCAAGGAAAACATGGCCAGCCTGACGCTAGTCGGCGACGTCCGCCTGGTGGGCGGGGTGACCGTAATGGTCAAGGGCTGGGGAACGTTCGACGGCAAATACTACATCACCCGCGCGCAGCATTCTCTAAACGGCTACACCGTCGCCATCGACATCCACAAAACCATGGAATACGCTCTGAACGAAGCCAAGACCATTGTCGTAGAGAAGAAGGGCCGCAAGCGGACACGGAGGCGGAAGTGGTATGACAAGTAA
- a CDS encoding phage baseplate assembly protein V — translation MTSNFKFVRYGVVSAVAADRVRVAFEDEDGLVSDWLPVVVPNTKDNKDVKPMDVGEDVVCVFLPNGVSSGFCLGAFYRQGNPPPHTDVNVRSVKFADGTIVSYDREIHVLDINCGTGTVNIVAGGNVNVTGDVIADGISLKQHVHPESIGTQTGPPSGGA, via the coding sequence ATGACAAGTAATTTCAAATTTGTTCGTTACGGTGTGGTGTCGGCCGTCGCCGCCGATCGGGTCCGCGTCGCTTTTGAAGACGAGGACGGCCTGGTCAGCGACTGGCTGCCGGTTGTCGTGCCAAACACCAAGGACAACAAGGACGTCAAGCCCATGGACGTGGGTGAAGATGTCGTCTGTGTGTTCTTGCCGAACGGGGTGTCGTCGGGTTTCTGCCTCGGCGCGTTCTACCGCCAGGGCAATCCTCCGCCGCATACCGACGTCAACGTGCGCAGCGTCAAGTTCGCCGACGGTACCATCGTGTCGTACGACCGCGAGATCCACGTCTTGGACATCAATTGCGGTACCGGTACCGTCAATATCGTCGCCGGCGGCAACGTTAATGTGACCGGCGACGTGATAGCCGACGGAATCAGCCTGAAGCAGCATGTGCATCCGGAGAGCATCGGCACCCAGACCGGGCCGCCGTCGGGAGGTGCGTAA
- a CDS encoding tail protein X has translation MPSTYTTVQGDAWDIISLKVYGTEKSMSTLIEANPAHRNTVIFAAGVLLTVPTRSVSSIPGSVPPWKRGVE, from the coding sequence ATGCCTAGCACATATACGACCGTCCAAGGCGATGCCTGGGATATCATCAGCCTGAAAGTCTACGGTACCGAAAAAAGCATGTCGACGCTCATCGAAGCCAACCCGGCCCACCGTAACACCGTCATCTTCGCAGCGGGGGTGCTGCTGACCGTTCCCACCAGGTCAGTCTCGTCCATTCCCGGTAGCGTCCCCCCGTGGAAAAGGGGCGTGGAGTAG